A window of uncultured Gellertiella sp. genomic DNA:
GGGCGGCGCTGGCGATGATCCAGATCCGCATCCTCGTGCGCAGCGAGAAGACCACCACCATCGTGCTGTATTTCTCGATCACCTCAGCGCTGCTGTCGCTGCTCACCCTGCCATTCGGCTGGAACCAGCTCGGCCTGCATCAGACCCTGCTGCTGGTCGGGGCGGGCTTTCTCGGCGGCGTCGCGCAGATTTTCCTCACCGAAAGCTATCGCCACGCCGATGTCTCGACCATCGCGCCCTTCGAATATGCCTCGATCCTGCTGGGAACCGCGGTGTCCTTTCTGGTCTTTGCCGAGGTGCCGACCGGCAGCATGGTGCTCGGCACGCTGATCACCGTATCGGCCGGCATCTACATCATCCACCGCGAGAGACGGCAGCACCGCGACTGGCTGCCGTAAAAGGCTCAGCCCTGCTGGCTGACGCCTTCGGTGCCCTGCATCGGGATCGGCATGGCATGAAAATCGGTCGCCGAATCCCTGCCGTCGGTGATGCGCCGCTTCATGCGCCAGCCCGCATAGAAGGCATAGAGGGTGAAGGCCGTGGCGAGGAACCACAAAAGGCCGTTCGGTCCGACATATTCCATCAGCGTTCCCCCCATCAGCGGGCCGGAAACGGTGCCGAGACCGTAGAGGATCATGATGCCGCTCGAGATCATGACATATTCCTCCGGTTCTGCGCGGTCATTGGCATGCGCCACATTCAGCGCATAGACCGGATAGAGCACGGTGCCGACCAGGAAGGCCGCGCCATAGAGGGCGTAGATGTTGCCGTGGCCGATGGCGCTCATCAGCACGCTGGAGACAAGCCCGATCACGCCGCAGCCGATCATCACATAGCGCCGGTCGATGCGGTCGGACAGACGGCCGATCGGCATTTGCGAGAAGGCACCGCCCGCAAGTGCCGCCGCCAGCAGCGTCGCGCCCTCGGCGGTGGTAAGGCCGGCCTTCTGCGTGTAGACACCGCCAAGACTGCCCCAGGTGCCCGACAGCGCGCCTGACAGCAGCGACCCCCAGAAGGCAATCGGCGAGCGCCGGTAGAGCTTTGGCAGGTTGAAGCTGGCCTTGGCGATGGGGGCAGGGGTCTCCGCCGTCGACAGGGCGGTCGGCAGCAGCGCCAGCGAAAAGATCACGCCGCAGAGCATGAACAGGGTGGTGGAATTGATGTCGCCGAGCGGCACCAGATATTGCCCGCCAATCGATCCCACCAGGCAGGTGATCATGTAGATCGAAAACAGCGTGCCGCGATTGTCATTGGTGACCCGCTCGTTCAGCCAGCTCTCGATGATCAGATAGGCCCCGGCAATGGCAAAGCCTGACAGCATGCGGAAGAAGAACCAGGCCTTCCAGTTCACCAGCAGCGCACAGAGCAGGATGCTGACGGTCAACATCGTGATCAGTGCCCCGAACACCCGGACATGGCCGACCCGGCGGACGAAATACGGGGTGACGATGCAGGACAGGGTGAAGCCGAACGTGTAGCCGGTGGCGATCACCGAGATCACGATGGTCGACCAGCCCTCATGCACGGACCGCACCGGCAGCATGTAGTTCATCAAGCCGAAGCCAACCATCATCATCAGTGTCGATGCCATGAGACTGGCGATGGAGAGCAGGCTGCGAATCATCGAAAATGTCCTTGAAAGAGGGCCCTGCTTCGGGATGTCCGAATGCGTCGGGCAGGGGCATCATTGCGAAAGCGGAAGGCCGGGCGCGGTGTCGTTTGCGACAGGGTCTTGCTTAATGCCGTTTTAAAAAACCGTCCCGGTGTTTTTGCATTAACCGAAAATTAGCAATCTTCTTGATTTTAAAGTCATATACGGGCAGGTTCATGCCTGTGGAGGGGATGAATGCCCGTCTGGAGTAAGGGGAACGCCGGCGATGCAGCCGCTGTGGCCCCCAAGCCCGAGTGATGACATGCATGATTTTGCACTGCCGATCGACATTCTCTCTCATGGCAACTCGAACGATTCCGACGCGTTTTCGCCGCTCACCGTCGAGCGGATCCTGGCCAGTCCCCGCTTCCAGCAGGCGCTTTGCGACCTGTCGGGCAACCTGCTGGCCACATTTCAGGCCAATCCGCGCCTCTGCCGGGCGCTGGGCTCCCACCAGCGCTGGCTCCTGTCCCAGGCCGCCTTCGCATTGCATTTCGAATATCATGTGGCGAACAAGGCGTCGGGCCTGACGGTCGGTCGGCTGCGTGACCTGATCACGCCGACGGGGGCGGCCAGCCGCAATACGGTGCTGAATTTCATCGAGGAAATGCGCCATTACCGCTATGTGCGCGATATCCCGCATCCGGATGGCGGGCGCAGCCGCCGCAGGCGTGTCGAAATCAGCGAACAGGCGGAAGAGACCATGGCCACCTGGTTCCGCTTCAACATCGCGCTTCTCGACCAGATCGACGGCGGCGAGCGGCAGGCGGCGCTGGTGCGCGATCCCGGCATTTTCCGCCGCGCCCAGCCGGTCGCGGCGCGTCGCTGTCTGGAAGACAAGGCCTGGCTGGACCCGCCTGTGGCCGTCGGCCTGTTTCAGTGGACGGAAAGCGGCGGGCTGGTGATGGACGAACTGATGGCGCGCTGTGGCCGCACCACGGCCAATGCCGAGGGACGCTACAATCTCGGCACGGTCAATATCCGCGCCATGGCGGATGCCTATCTGATGTCGCACACCCATTTGCAGCGGCTGTTCCGCAAGGCGGCGGAGATGCAGGTGATCGGCTGGGAGGGCAACCGGCGCAAGGCCGAACTCTGGGTGTCCGCCGACTTCCTCGATGATTACCGGCGCTGGCAGGCGGCAAAACTCGTGCATCTCGACCATGCCTTTCATGCTGCTGTCGATGTTGCTGCCCCCTAGACCGAAAGCGCCTGAGGCCACCACGGGCGCGCGCGCCGCTGACACATTCGGTACCCTGGACTTCACCGGCATTCGAAAGGCCCATCCATCGGGCGGGGCGGCCTGCCGGTCATCCGGCCGAAGCCCTGCGCCGTGATCTGCTCATTGGTGACGAAATGGGCGGGGCGGCCATGGACCGCCAGCCGCTGGATAAGGACTGCGGCCTGAAGGCTTTCGAACACGGAATGTACCTGATGTCGGCGAATGAACATGGCGGTCGGTCCCTGGCTTGTCACACGGTTTGCAAATAAAGCTCAACCGGCAGATCCAGAACCCGCCGGTGTCGATGACCTCCGCCAAACGCATGTCGCGCGAAAGTGCGCAGCGGTTTCGCGATGACGACATGCGTCAAATCAAGGACCTGCAGCGCGCGAGCGAGTCTCGAAGATCGCGACGTGCTGTAGGCTGACAATAAGACAGGACCGTGAAAAGCCCCCTCGCTCAAGCGCGTGTCTGCCATGCGCCCCGCGCATGCAGGCGTCATCTTGCCGCCATGGTTTTGAAAACCTGCTGCGGGCAAATCAGCCGGACGAGGGAGCCAGGTCTTCGATCAGAGCGAACTCAGATCTTCGATCAGAGCGAACTCAGATCTTCGATCAGAGCGATGTCTTTGAGCTTCATGCGGAAGCGCAGGAGATCCTGCCAGGCAAGCCGCTTGTTTTGTGCGGCCAGCAGCAGATCGTGGGGGTGAAGGCTGGTGAGGGCGGGCACCACCAGTCCGCCGACGCCGAGATCGTGCCATTCGCCGCGCACCTTATGCATGGCCGCTTCCGGCCCGAGCAGGAAACGGGAGGTGAAATTGCCGAGGATGAGCACGGCCTTCGGGGCGCAAAGCTCGATCTGGCGCTCGAGAAACGGACGGCAAATGTCCATTTCGGCCTGATAGGGCATCCGGTTTCCCGGCGGCCGCCAGGGCAGGGCGGTGGTCAGCACCACCCTGTCGCGGGAAAGCCCGATGGAGGCCAGCATCCGGTCGAACAGCACACCGGATGCCCCGGCAAAGGGTATTCCGTCCCGGTCCTCGTCCGCATCGGGAACCGAGCCGATCACCATGATGCCGGACTGGACGGCACCGGTGGCAAACAGCGCGTGCCGGGCGCTGCGCTTCAGATTGCAGAATTCAAAGCCCGAAATCGCCTCACGCAGCGCCTCGAGCGTCTGGGCCGTCGCGGCCACCCGGCGGGCTTCCGCCACCGCCTCGCCATCCGGCACGGCAATCGGCGCGGTGGACTGGGCGCGGGGAGGGGCCGCCTGCGGCCCCGCCCCGGTGCTGCGGGCCGGAACCTGCGCCGGCGCCTGTGCGGCGGCACGCTGGCTTCGCGCCTGCCGTTCGGCGGCATATTCGGCGAACCGGTCGACCGGCTGATCGTCCAGCATCCAGTCGACCCCCGCATCCGCATAGAAATGCAGAAGCGCGGCGAGTTCGCGGGGCTGGAGGCTGTCTGACGGGATCATGGCCTCACCTTATCCGAGCCGGGCGGCGCGGGGCAAGCACCGACGGGAGTTTCAGGCGGTCCATTCGGAAATATCGTCGCGCGCGCCGATCAGCGCCAGGCCATGGGCAATCGACAGCAATTCGCCGCCGCTTTCGATGCGCGAGGTCGCGAAGCGGTTCTCGAAGATCCGCCGCACGGCAGGCACGAAGGAGGTGCCGCCCGTCAAAAACACCTTGTCGATGGCATCGGCAGGCGTTGCGGTTTTCACCAGCACCTCGTCGAGCGCCGATTCCATGCGCGCGAGATCGGGGGCGATCCAGCTTTCGAAATCGCGGCGGCGCACCAGCTTGCGACCGGCGGCCCCGAGCGGGGCGAAATGAAACTCCGCCTCCTCCGCAAGCGACAGCGCCATCTTCAGCGATGACACCGACTGGTAGAGCGGAAAGCCCTCGTCATGATCGACCAGATCGACAAAGGCTTCGAGCTTTTCCGGCTCGTCGGCGACCCGCACCAGCTTCTTGAGTTCGGTGAATTCCTTCGAGGTCTTGAAGATCGACAGCTGGTTCCAGCGGCCGAAATTGGCGAAATAGCCCGACGGCACCTCGAGCTTCTTGTCGAAGCTGCGGAAGGTGCTGCCCTTGCCGATCTCCGGGGAGACGATCTGGTCGATGATGCGGAAATCGAAATGGTCGCCCGCCACCCCGACGCCGGAATGGCCGACCGGCTCGGCGGTGAGCCGCCCGGCGCGATGCTCGAAGCGGATCAGCGAATAGTCGGTGGTGCCGCCACCGAAATCGGCGACCAGCACGGTCGCATCCTCCCTGAGCTTCCGGGCGAAATAGAAGGCGGCGGCGACGGGCTCGTAGACATAGTGGATATCGGCAAAGCCGGAGCGGCGCAGTGCATCGCCATAGCGCGTCAGCGCCAGTTCCTCATCCGGATTGGCCCCGGCAAAGGCGACCGGACGCCCCACCACCAGACGGCCCGGCTGTTCCGGCCAGTGCTCGCCCGCGTAGGTCTTCAGCCGCTCGACAAAGGCAGACATCAGGTCTTCGAAACTGTTGCGCCGGGCAAAGATCAGCGTTGCCTGGAACAGCGGGCTCGCCGCAAAGGTCTTGATCGATTGCAGGAAGCGGCAATCGCCGGGATTGTCGATGAACTGGCGGATGGCGGCCTGTCCGGCCTCGACACGCAGGCTGGTGTCGCGGTTCTTCAGAAAGGACAGCGCCGTGCGCATCGATTCCGCCTCGCCCGCCGCACTCGAAAACCGCATCGACCGGGTCTCGCCCGCCACCGCCTCGGCAATCACCGAATTGGTCGTGCCAAAATCAAAGCCCAAAGCACGCGCCATGGCCATCTCCCCTTAGGTCTCAACGGATGGATATCGGGCACGCTGCCGCAAAATCACCGGCGCAGCCCCGAAAAGAGGGCGCCTGATGGCATGGCAGAGGGGGAAAGGCAAGCGCCGCCTGGCTGCAGGGCAATCACCTGGTTACTAAAGCAGGTGCGAGCAGGGGAATCGGGTGAACGCATTATCCGGTGATGATGCGGACGAGGAAGTCGTCGTCCCAGGCTGCGGAGTGTCGGGCGAGATTGACGGACAGCTTGCCCTTTCCGCGCCGGATGAGGTTCAGGGCCATGTGCTTGATGGTTGTGAAGTTGGCGGGGGCGTGATCGGTTCGCACGCGGCATTCGTCGTCGCGAAAGGACAAACGAAAACAAAGGGCCCTAGAGTCTGTCTGGTTCAATATGAACCTGACAGACTCTAGAGGCTGCGGGCCGCGCCGCCGTCGCAGCGGATCATCGAGCCGGTGATGTAGCTTGCCCGTTCGCTGACGAGAAAGGCGGCTGTGGCACCGAATTCCTCGATCGTGCCATAGCGCCTTGCCGGGATCTTCGCCTCGCTTGCGGCGCGGACCTCGTCGAGCGGCTTGCCTGCCCGCTCGGCCGCCGCCCGGTCGAGTTCGTCGATCCGCGAGGTCAGAATGCTGCCCGGCAGCAGCATGTTGACGGTGATGCCGAGGCCTGCCACCTCGGTTGCCAGCGTCTTCGACCAGCCGGCCAGCGCCGGGCGGAGCGTGTTCGACAGCGCAAGTCCGGCAATCGGTTCGATGATGCCCGACGAGGCGACCGTCAGGATGCGGCCAAACCCCTGCGCCCTCATGCCGGGCAGGAAGGCATGGCCGAGCCCGATCAGCCGCAGCACCATCGCATTGAAGTAATGGCTGAGCGTTTCCGCCGACATGTCCGCGCAAGAGCCGGGCGGCGGACCGCCGGAATTGTTGACGAGGATATCGAGCCCGCCGAGCTTTTCCGCCACCGAAGCGGTGAGGTTCTCGACAATGAATGCATCGAAGAGATCGGCCACCACCCAGTCCGCCTTGCCCGGCCCGCGTGCCGTAAGCTCTTCGGCGCGCGCCTCGAGTGTCGCGGCATTGCGCCCGGTCAGGAGCACATGCGCGCCTTCGGCCACCAGCGCATCGGCAATGCCGCCGCCAAGCCCGCGCGAGGAGGCAAGTACCAGCGCCCGTTTTCCCGTCAGTCCCAGATCCATCTTTATCCCTGTTCCGTTGCGAAGGGCACCTTGCCCGGATTGAAAAGCAGGCCGGGATCAAGCAGGCGCTTGATCGCCACGCCCAGCGCCCGCTTGACGGGGTCGGCATGCTGGAGATAGGCCGCGCGCTTGTCGGTGCCAACCCCGTGTTCGGCGGAAAAGCTGCCGCCCATCGCCTGTACGCCCTCATAGAGCGCCGCCTCGATGGCATGTCTGGCGGCGGCATCGACCGCGCCCGCATGGGTGATCGACAGATGCAGGTTGCCATCCGCCATATGCCCGTAGACATAGGCCCCGAGTTTCGGATCGACGGCCGTCAGCCGCTGGCGCAACCCCGCCACATAGGCGTCGAGACTGCCGGGGGGCACCGAAATGTCATAGGAGGGCGCGTCCCGGTGTTCCCTGTAGATGAACTCCGCCTCCTCGCGCAATTGCCAGAATTTTTGCGCCTGGGTCAGCGACTGCGCGACGAGGCCTGACGTGATGCCTGCGTCCTCCCATATCCAGGCCAGCGCCGATTCCAGCCCGTCGCGGGCGCTGTCGCCGGTGTCGCCGGAGACCTCGACCAGCAGCACGGCAGGCGTTTGCCCCTCCAGCCAGCCGGTGTCGAAGCCATGCGCCCTGGCACTGTCGCGAAAAAAATCTGCCCACATCAGTTCGCAACCCTCCAGCTGCAGCCCGGATTGCGCCTCAAGCGCGCCGGTGATGTGAAGCGCCGAGGTGGCGGAGGGCACGCCGATCAGTGCGGTTGCCCGCTCGGGATTTCGTCGCTCCAGCTTCAGCACCACGCGGGTGACAAAACCATAGGCCCCTTCGCCGCCGATCATGAGATGCTTGAGGTCTGGACCGGCGGAGACCTTGATCACCCGGCTCATGTCGGAAAACACCGATCCGTCGGGCAGCACTGCTTCCAGTCCCAGCACCTGATGGCGCATCACCCCGTTGCGAAAGGCAAGAATTCCCCCGGCATTTGTCGAGGTCATGCCGCCGATGGTGGCGGTGCCGCGCGAGGCAAGATCGATGCCGGGCGTCAGCCCCAGCGGCAGCAAGGCCCGTTGCAACGCCTCCAGCGTCACCCCGGCCTCGACGACAACGGTGCGTTCCTCCGCATGGATCGCCACGATCCGGGTGAGCCTTTCGGTGGAGAGGATCAGTTCCCCCTCGCGGCTGACCCCGCCGCCGACCAGCCCGGTCCGCCCGCCCTGCGGCACGATCCCCACCCGGTTTTCCCGCGCCCAAGTGATCACCGCCGCCGCCTCCGCCGTGGACGCGGGCATTGCCATCACCGCCGCACCAAAATTCTCCGGATGCTCGCCGGGTGCCCGATTGTGAAGCGCTGCGGGACCAGCCAGCGCCAGGCCGGGGAAACGGGTTTCAAGTTGCTGGTGGAGGGTCCGGGCGGTCGTGTGGTTCATGAACAGCGTCCTGCTATGGCTTGGCGGACGCTACCTGATCCCGGGCAGGACGGGAATTGGCCGGGGAGAAGAAATATGTGCGGGAGGGACGCTGGCACCCGGTTTTCCGAGATGGATGCAGGATCAGAAAATGCTTGTATTCATCAGGACGCGCCGGCCAGGAGGGTTCGCCGCTTGCGGTGATATGGGATCAAGCGTTTCCGGCTCCCCGGCGCGTCGCTCACGCGGGCCTGATGGCGTCGCGCCGGTGGTCGCGCATCGCCGGTGCGTCGAGGAAATCGGCGAGATAATCGATATCGGCACCGGTGACGCCGCATGCTGAAAAGACATCGCGCCATTCTTCCACCCAGCCCGCGACGTCGTTCCACTCCCGGCGCGCCTGATCCTTCGTCATGCCGAAATGCGGTGCGGCGGCGACCGCGTGGGTGATGCTGAAATCATTGGCAAATCCGGGATTGGACGAGATCTGCAATGCCTGTTGTCCAAGACCGTTCATCTGGGTCGGGATGTCGAAGGCGGGCGACAGCGCCCATGATCCGTCTGCGGCTCGAAGAAAGGCATGGTTCTTCGCGTGATCGTCGGTATTGTCGATCATGATGTTGAAGGCCATCCGGCGAAACAGTTCGCGCTGCATCGGCAGGATCTGCTCGGGCGCGCCATGCCGACGGATCAGGGCGGCAATGGTCGCGTAGCTGTCGTCCGCTTCCGAAGCCAGCAAGGTGCGTGCCGAGACGGCGTGAATGCGCCGCTCGCCCGCGCGGTCGAAGCGCCGGACCATCAGGATGTGATCCGCACCACCCGGAAGCACGCGGGAGGCCGCGACATTGAGCCCGGCGCGGCGGCCCAGGTCCATGCAGGCATGCTCGATGAGAAGCTGGTCGACATTGCTG
This region includes:
- a CDS encoding uracil-DNA glycosylase, with translation MIPSDSLQPRELAALLHFYADAGVDWMLDDQPVDRFAEYAAERQARSQRAAAQAPAQVPARSTGAGPQAAPPRAQSTAPIAVPDGEAVAEARRVAATAQTLEALREAISGFEFCNLKRSARHALFATGAVQSGIMVIGSVPDADEDRDGIPFAGASGVLFDRMLASIGLSRDRVVLTTALPWRPPGNRMPYQAEMDICRPFLERQIELCAPKAVLILGNFTSRFLLGPEAAMHKVRGEWHDLGVGGLVVPALTSLHPHDLLLAAQNKRLAWQDLLRFRMKLKDIALIEDLSSL
- a CDS encoding FAD-binding oxidoreductase, translated to MNHTTARTLHQQLETRFPGLALAGPAALHNRAPGEHPENFGAAVMAMPASTAEAAAVITWARENRVGIVPQGGRTGLVGGGVSREGELILSTERLTRIVAIHAEERTVVVEAGVTLEALQRALLPLGLTPGIDLASRGTATIGGMTSTNAGGILAFRNGVMRHQVLGLEAVLPDGSVFSDMSRVIKVSAGPDLKHLMIGGEGAYGFVTRVVLKLERRNPERATALIGVPSATSALHITGALEAQSGLQLEGCELMWADFFRDSARAHGFDTGWLEGQTPAVLLVEVSGDTGDSARDGLESALAWIWEDAGITSGLVAQSLTQAQKFWQLREEAEFIYREHRDAPSYDISVPPGSLDAYVAGLRQRLTAVDPKLGAYVYGHMADGNLHLSITHAGAVDAAARHAIEAALYEGVQAMGGSFSAEHGVGTDKRAAYLQHADPVKRALGVAIKRLLDPGLLFNPGKVPFATEQG
- a CDS encoding Hsp70 family protein; translated protein: MARALGFDFGTTNSVIAEAVAGETRSMRFSSAAGEAESMRTALSFLKNRDTSLRVEAGQAAIRQFIDNPGDCRFLQSIKTFAASPLFQATLIFARRNSFEDLMSAFVERLKTYAGEHWPEQPGRLVVGRPVAFAGANPDEELALTRYGDALRRSGFADIHYVYEPVAAAFYFARKLREDATVLVADFGGGTTDYSLIRFEHRAGRLTAEPVGHSGVGVAGDHFDFRIIDQIVSPEIGKGSTFRSFDKKLEVPSGYFANFGRWNQLSIFKTSKEFTELKKLVRVADEPEKLEAFVDLVDHDEGFPLYQSVSSLKMALSLAEEAEFHFAPLGAAGRKLVRRRDFESWIAPDLARMESALDEVLVKTATPADAIDKVFLTGGTSFVPAVRRIFENRFATSRIESGGELLSIAHGLALIGARDDISEWTA
- a CDS encoding MFS transporter, which gives rise to MIRSLLSIASLMASTLMMMVGFGLMNYMLPVRSVHEGWSTIVISVIATGYTFGFTLSCIVTPYFVRRVGHVRVFGALITMLTVSILLCALLVNWKAWFFFRMLSGFAIAGAYLIIESWLNERVTNDNRGTLFSIYMITCLVGSIGGQYLVPLGDINSTTLFMLCGVIFSLALLPTALSTAETPAPIAKASFNLPKLYRRSPIAFWGSLLSGALSGTWGSLGGVYTQKAGLTTAEGATLLAAALAGGAFSQMPIGRLSDRIDRRYVMIGCGVIGLVSSVLMSAIGHGNIYALYGAAFLVGTVLYPVYALNVAHANDRAEPEEYVMISSGIMILYGLGTVSGPLMGGTLMEYVGPNGLLWFLATAFTLYAFYAGWRMKRRITDGRDSATDFHAMPIPMQGTEGVSQQG
- a CDS encoding HipA domain-containing protein, producing the protein MGGFDGNLLAVFDLEDPRHPRLVGRVMLEASNRRCLLEFCEDWQQSGFPLPPDLTLDRKLHVPLKEMVAPGAIEDAMPDRWGERMIRVIARPSRMSPLDKLWHAGDHRFGALGMSSSLDDYQPVDRQPLMQVGSLGQAEALIARVIERDPLDERERQLIASAGSMGGAHPKMLIATDGEEWIAKFPRGSNVDQLLIEHACMDLGRRAGLNVAASRVLPGGADHILMVRRFDRAGERRIHAVSARTLLASEADDSYATIAALIRRHGAPEQILPMQRELFRRMAFNIMIDNTDDHAKNHAFLRAADGSWALSPAFDIPTQMNGLGQQALQISSNPGFANDFSITHAVAAAPHFGMTKDQARREWNDVAGWVEEWRDVFSACGVTGADIDYLADFLDAPAMRDHRRDAIRPA
- a CDS encoding SDR family oxidoreductase; the protein is MDLGLTGKRALVLASSRGLGGGIADALVAEGAHVLLTGRNAATLEARAEELTARGPGKADWVVADLFDAFIVENLTASVAEKLGGLDILVNNSGGPPPGSCADMSAETLSHYFNAMVLRLIGLGHAFLPGMRAQGFGRILTVASSGIIEPIAGLALSNTLRPALAGWSKTLATEVAGLGITVNMLLPGSILTSRIDELDRAAAERAGKPLDEVRAASEAKIPARRYGTIEEFGATAAFLVSERASYITGSMIRCDGGAARSL